In one window of Rhipicephalus microplus isolate Deutch F79 unplaced genomic scaffold, USDA_Rmic scaffold_42, whole genome shotgun sequence DNA:
- the LOC119167345 gene encoding rRNA-processing protein FCF1 homolog, producing the protein MAKVKATQKAAKMKRMISLRDQRLKEKDRLPPKKKKKEDPHAIKVSEAPHYSSALFFKYNTQLGPPFRILIDTNFINFAIKNKLDVIQSMMDCLYAKCIPYVTDCVIGELEKLGSKYRVALRIAKDPRFVRLPCMHRGTYADDCLVERVTQHKCYIVATCDKDLKRRIRKVPGVPIMYIYQRRFSIERMPDAYGAPKM; encoded by the exons ATG GCCAAGGTGAAAGCGACGCAGAAGGCCGCCAAAATGAAGCGGATGATCAGCTTGCGGGACCAGAGGCT aaaagaaaaggaTCGTCTCCCTcccaagaagaagaaaaaggaggaCCCTCATGCCATCAAAGTTTCCGAGGC GCCGCACTACTCCTCGGCGCTGTTCTTCAAGTACAACACACAGCTAGGACCTCCGTTCAGGATCCTCATCGACACAAACTTCATCAACTTTGCCATCAAAAACAAGCTGGATGTCATCCAGTCAATGATGGACTGCCTGTATGCCAAAT GCATCCCGTACGTCACTGACTGTGTCATTGGTGAACTTGAGAAGCTGGGGAGCAAATACAGGGTCGCTCTCAG GATAGCCAAGGACCCAAGGTTCGTCCGACTTCCCTGCATGCACCGAGGCACATACGCTGACGACTGCCTCGTAGAGAGGGTCACTCAg CACAAGTGCTACATCGTGGCCACGTGCGACAAAGACCTGAAACGTCGGATACGCAAGGTGCCAGGTGTCCCCATCATGTACATATACCAGAGGCG